From Leptolyngbya subtilissima AS-A7, one genomic window encodes:
- a CDS encoding restriction endonuclease subunit S, whose amino-acid sequence MNWLEVSLGALVKIKGGGTPSRKIPEYYEGEVPWATVKDLKGMYISETQEYITQDAIKDSAANLIPAGNIILCTRVGLGKVAINTIDIAINQDLKALFCCESLLPKYLLYYLSSLTTLIQYQGAGATVKGITIEQVKHWPIPLPPIAEQRRIVEILDQADSLRKKRAEANVKAERILPALFIKMFGDPKEWDENNSIKPLGELVEFQSGGTPSKKKPEYWEGQIPWVSPKDMKKDLLLDAMDHISELAIEETPAKLVPKDSVLIVVRGMILAHTVPVALAGAELTINQDMKALIPKTDEINSLYLFSALKASHSRLLAQVGTAGHGTRKLDTRFLIELPIMIPSKSKLKTFEAALEIGKKATGQINYTASKLEALFQNLLHRAFSSDLTAEWRKAHMAELFQEMEHQAKVLGLERAVEYEQLGVLE is encoded by the coding sequence ATGAACTGGCTAGAAGTAAGTCTTGGGGCTCTAGTTAAAATCAAGGGAGGCGGAACCCCTAGTCGCAAAATTCCAGAATACTACGAAGGTGAAGTCCCTTGGGCAACAGTCAAGGACTTGAAGGGAATGTATATATCTGAGACACAAGAATACATCACACAGGATGCTATTAAAGATAGTGCTGCTAACTTAATTCCTGCTGGCAATATCATTCTTTGTACCCGCGTTGGACTAGGAAAAGTTGCAATTAATACTATTGACATTGCGATAAATCAAGACTTGAAGGCTTTGTTCTGTTGTGAAAGTTTGCTACCTAAGTATCTACTCTATTACCTAAGCTCACTAACTACGTTAATTCAGTATCAAGGGGCTGGGGCCACCGTGAAAGGTATCACTATTGAGCAAGTCAAACACTGGCCTATCCCCTTGCCACCGATCGCAGAACAAAGACGCATTGTAGAAATTCTCGATCAGGCCGATTCGCTACGAAAGAAGCGGGCGGAAGCCAACGTCAAAGCCGAGCGCATCTTGCCAGCCCTCTTCATTAAAATGTTTGGCGATCCAAAAGAGTGGGATGAAAACAATTCAATCAAGCCTCTTGGTGAGTTAGTAGAGTTTCAGAGTGGTGGCACACCTTCTAAAAAGAAGCCAGAATACTGGGAAGGTCAGATCCCGTGGGTTTCTCCAAAAGACATGAAAAAGGATCTTTTGCTAGATGCAATGGATCATATTTCTGAGCTAGCGATAGAAGAGACTCCTGCCAAGTTGGTCCCTAAAGACTCAGTTTTAATCGTTGTAAGAGGTATGATTCTCGCTCATACTGTGCCTGTCGCCTTAGCAGGTGCTGAATTGACAATCAATCAAGATATGAAGGCTCTTATTCCCAAAACGGATGAGATTAATTCTCTTTATCTTTTCTCGGCTTTGAAAGCTTCTCATTCACGATTGCTGGCACAAGTTGGTACGGCAGGTCATGGTACTCGAAAGCTAGATACACGTTTTTTGATTGAATTGCCTATCATGATTCCCTCAAAGTCCAAATTAAAAACCTTTGAAGCAGCCTTGGAGATAGGTAAGAAGGCTACTGGGCAAATAAACTACACGGCCTCGAAACTCGAAGCCCTCTTTCAAAATCTGCTTCACCGAGCCTTCTCTAGCGATCTCACCGCCGAGTGGCGTAAGGCCCATATGGCCGAGCTGTTTCAAGAAATGGAGCACCAAGCCAAGGTACTGGGCCTAGAGCGTGCAGTAGAGTATGAGCAGTTGGGAGTGTTGGAATAG
- a CDS encoding AAA family ATPase: protein MTASAITALHLGNFKAFANLQRIPLKPLTLIYGPNSSGKSSIIHSLLLARHGLETGELDAYSTSIGGDAVDLGGFGQYVYRRDRTNRVEWGLELDPRQLSGPLKEFLQPIDSLTVSITIGLDGDEVRVQSFSLEGDGDEIIYMSARRGGEILRCDRLNYDHPIIAQIIDATVATQTTATQITDTDREAIKAAINELAPEITAQALNWLPPGIIFNLEEGEPTKPKKNWKLRGVLSAAVAAGAITGPVGMTLGAATLAGAAAFTRAMSPIGSGGSGDRQQDLVTVLQFWLIRRLHDLILGISQAIESDFKHFRYLGPFRSYPPRHFGAARQQDPNWDAGGGAAWQTLLTNAKVREKVNYWLSDPERMKTPYELVLRELIAGSDLAADLLPLINEGFQQLAVKLIAHASSFGSETQSEVERLMGDFEASPAHEVHTLPEIEELVSILLDTEEVSESWIKQLTAASSERTVNLVLVDQRSQTPVSHRDVGIGVSQVMPILVSCYALEKAKVAIEQPELHLHPRLQSELADVFIESALGEQKNTFILETHSEHLLLRIMRRMRETYSGTLPEGCLPITPEDVCVLYVDPAGASSIVQEMPLNPRGELVRAWPGGFFEEGLDEVFA, encoded by the coding sequence ATGACCGCCAGCGCCATTACCGCCCTGCACCTGGGTAACTTCAAAGCCTTTGCCAACCTTCAGCGGATACCCCTTAAGCCGCTGACGTTGATCTATGGGCCAAACAGCTCCGGCAAATCGAGCATTATCCATAGCCTACTGCTAGCCCGCCACGGTCTAGAAACTGGCGAACTCGACGCCTACAGTACCAGCATTGGCGGTGATGCGGTCGATTTGGGTGGCTTTGGCCAGTACGTGTATCGACGCGATCGCACCAACCGGGTGGAATGGGGCCTAGAGTTAGACCCCCGCCAGCTCTCTGGGCCGCTAAAAGAGTTTTTGCAGCCAATTGACTCCCTAACCGTCTCTATCACAATCGGCCTTGATGGCGACGAGGTGCGGGTGCAGTCGTTTTCTTTAGAAGGCGATGGCGACGAGATTATCTATATGAGTGCCCGCCGAGGCGGAGAAATTTTGCGGTGCGATCGCCTTAACTACGACCATCCCATCATCGCCCAAATTATTGATGCCACCGTTGCCACCCAAACCACGGCTACCCAAATCACCGATACAGACCGAGAGGCCATCAAAGCCGCAATTAACGAGCTAGCGCCAGAGATTACGGCCCAAGCCTTAAACTGGCTGCCCCCAGGCATTATCTTCAATCTGGAGGAAGGTGAACCAACAAAGCCGAAAAAGAACTGGAAGCTAAGGGGTGTCCTATCGGCAGCTGTTGCTGCTGGGGCCATCACTGGTCCCGTAGGGATGACGCTGGGAGCAGCAACGTTAGCCGGGGCAGCAGCCTTCACCCGAGCTATGTCGCCCATTGGCTCGGGGGGGTCGGGCGATCGCCAGCAGGATTTAGTCACTGTGCTTCAGTTCTGGCTTATTCGCCGCCTGCACGACCTAATCTTGGGCATTTCTCAGGCGATCGAGTCCGACTTCAAACATTTTCGATATCTTGGTCCGTTTCGCTCCTACCCACCGCGCCATTTTGGAGCAGCGCGCCAACAAGACCCCAACTGGGATGCCGGGGGCGGAGCTGCCTGGCAAACCTTACTGACCAACGCCAAAGTTCGCGAAAAGGTAAACTACTGGCTATCTGATCCAGAGCGAATGAAAACCCCTTATGAACTGGTTTTACGAGAGCTGATTGCTGGTTCTGACCTAGCTGCCGACCTGCTGCCCCTAATTAACGAAGGATTTCAACAGCTCGCCGTTAAGCTCATTGCTCATGCCTCAAGCTTCGGCAGCGAAACGCAGTCTGAGGTAGAGCGGCTGATGGGTGATTTTGAAGCCTCCCCAGCCCATGAGGTACACACCCTGCCCGAAATTGAAGAACTCGTCTCCATCCTCTTAGATACCGAAGAAGTATCCGAGAGCTGGATTAAACAACTCACCGCCGCCAGCAGTGAACGCACCGTTAATTTAGTGCTGGTTGATCAACGCTCTCAAACCCCCGTTAGCCACCGCGATGTGGGCATTGGAGTCAGCCAGGTCATGCCCATTTTGGTTTCCTGCTACGCCCTAGAGAAGGCCAAAGTGGCGATCGAGCAACCCGAGTTGCACTTACACCCTCGTCTACAATCCGAGCTGGCCGACGTATTCATCGAGTCGGCACTGGGAGAGCAAAAAAATACCTTCATTCTTGAAACCCACAGCGAGCACCTGCTGCTGCGGATTATGCGCCGGATGAGGGAAACCTATAGCGGTACCCTCCCTGAGGGCTGCCTACCCATTACCCCAGAGGATGTCTGCGTGCTCTATGTAGACCCGGCTGGAGCCTCTAGCATTGTGCAAGAAATGCCCCTAAACCCACGAGGAGAATTAGTCAGAGCGTGGCCCGGTGGCTTCTTTGAAGAAGGCTTAGACGAGGTATTTGCCTAG
- a CDS encoding 3'-5' exonuclease, with the protein MSTPISFNPEQQNVIRHIEGGLLVLAPVGTGKTSVLSERVAEAIKRGISPDRILCLTFTNRAAMEMGDRLAQSLPDVRRQLTIKTFHGLCAWMLRIEAQTIGLPADFVVYDDNDCFDILKSLSCLEKDRDVWNLMGIITDCKSKAHQDQLSLKLTLSDLFTSLDDRIRPIALKYQKTLSDRHALDFADLIFFTRSMLHHMPKVAERWANRFNLVQVDEVQDTHLGEYEIVSHLARKSGNLALIGDLDQTIYAWRGSEPAVVLERFKVEFNSTAYSLSLNYRATQTLLQAASAFANEFNERHTSIEPSPTCAIGEKIMVYTAADETKEAEWIARQVATLAGNSPNFRYSRLAVLTRTHARAQCIASIFAKADIPCVTVEQYQFFMRKEVKDVLAYLRFITNSFDAGAFKRLVTTPSREIGLTTLRSIYREGQPCGFRVTDLALPQPFVNDDPLGAVTEAFLHGTMVVFDVETTGTAVGSDIVEIAAVKLVNGQPMDQFHAYISDATDVGDSEQIHGYDNDFLTQNGHPAQAVLQSFCEFAGKSLLVGHNVGFDIKMVIAHAQKVGIQAPIWQWADTWNLANRFLRAESYSLENLASQLNLASTPNHHAMDDVLTTVQLLGHLVPLIQETASDRVAIYYKYGEKFAPLADEIAHWKALSQTIRPAQLLIHILNSSGLASLYGQAPDRVQNLKQLVVIFRTQDDAALHPDTALRSILEFTALAKNLDHISEQDNQAVIITAHQSKGLEFDHVFVAGMSDGEFPGFYSIENGNVEEEKRLFYVALTRAKKRLHISCFAENRWGSQSPSQFLAALPPALVELSF; encoded by the coding sequence ATGAGCACCCCTATTTCCTTCAATCCCGAACAGCAAAATGTTATTCGCCACATCGAAGGTGGTCTGCTCGTTTTGGCTCCCGTTGGCACCGGCAAAACCTCTGTGCTCTCAGAACGGGTAGCCGAAGCCATTAAGCGTGGTATTTCTCCTGACCGTATTCTCTGCCTCACCTTCACTAACCGAGCAGCCATGGAAATGGGCGATCGCCTAGCCCAATCCTTGCCCGACGTTCGTCGCCAGCTCACCATCAAAACCTTTCACGGCCTCTGCGCCTGGATGCTCCGCATAGAAGCCCAGACCATCGGCCTACCCGCTGACTTCGTTGTCTACGACGACAACGACTGCTTCGACATCTTGAAGTCACTATCTTGCTTGGAAAAAGACCGAGATGTTTGGAATTTGATGGGCATCATCACTGATTGCAAGTCTAAAGCGCATCAGGATCAGCTCTCTCTAAAACTAACCCTAAGTGACCTATTTACCTCACTTGATGACCGTATCCGCCCGATCGCTCTCAAGTATCAAAAGACCCTCAGTGATCGTCATGCCCTCGACTTTGCCGATCTGATCTTCTTCACCCGGTCAATGCTGCATCACATGCCAAAAGTTGCTGAACGCTGGGCCAACCGCTTCAACCTGGTGCAGGTAGATGAAGTTCAAGATACTCACCTGGGTGAATACGAAATTGTCAGCCACCTGGCGCGCAAAAGCGGCAACCTGGCTCTAATTGGCGATCTAGATCAGACTATCTACGCCTGGCGTGGCTCTGAGCCAGCGGTTGTCTTAGAGCGCTTTAAGGTCGAGTTTAACTCGACGGCCTACTCTCTCTCCCTCAACTATCGCGCTACACAAACCCTGTTGCAGGCTGCCTCTGCCTTCGCCAATGAGTTTAACGAACGCCACACCTCTATTGAACCGTCTCCGACCTGTGCGATCGGCGAAAAGATTATGGTTTACACCGCTGCCGACGAAACCAAGGAAGCTGAATGGATAGCGAGGCAAGTAGCAACCTTGGCCGGGAATTCTCCCAATTTTCGGTACAGCCGCTTAGCTGTACTCACACGCACCCATGCACGGGCTCAATGCATCGCATCTATCTTCGCTAAAGCTGACATTCCTTGTGTCACCGTTGAGCAATACCAGTTCTTCATGCGTAAGGAAGTCAAAGATGTCTTGGCTTATCTACGCTTCATTACTAATTCCTTTGATGCCGGTGCATTCAAGCGGTTAGTCACCACCCCTAGCCGAGAGATTGGCCTAACCACCCTCCGCTCAATTTATAGGGAGGGCCAACCCTGCGGATTTCGCGTAACCGATTTGGCCCTACCTCAACCGTTTGTGAATGATGACCCTCTAGGAGCTGTCACGGAGGCTTTTCTCCACGGCACCATGGTCGTCTTTGATGTTGAAACGACAGGTACTGCCGTTGGTAGCGACATTGTTGAAATCGCAGCCGTCAAGTTAGTGAACGGTCAACCCATGGACCAGTTTCATGCCTATATTTCGGATGCTACCGATGTCGGTGACTCCGAGCAAATCCATGGCTACGACAATGATTTCTTAACGCAAAATGGCCACCCTGCCCAAGCTGTACTGCAAAGCTTCTGCGAGTTTGCCGGTAAATCGCTGCTAGTCGGTCACAATGTTGGGTTTGACATCAAAATGGTGATCGCACATGCCCAAAAGGTTGGTATTCAGGCCCCCATCTGGCAGTGGGCCGACACCTGGAACCTAGCCAATCGATTCCTCAGGGCTGAAAGCTACAGCCTCGAAAACTTAGCCAGCCAGCTCAACCTAGCCTCTACGCCTAACCATCACGCCATGGATGATGTGCTGACTACAGTGCAGCTATTAGGTCATCTAGTGCCACTAATTCAGGAGACTGCCAGCGATCGCGTAGCAATATACTACAAGTATGGAGAAAAATTTGCTCCCCTCGCCGACGAAATTGCCCACTGGAAGGCTCTCAGTCAAACCATTCGACCAGCTCAGCTCTTGATCCATATCCTCAACAGTTCAGGCTTGGCAAGTCTCTACGGGCAGGCCCCTGACCGCGTGCAAAATCTTAAGCAACTAGTAGTCATCTTTCGTACCCAAGATGACGCTGCTCTGCATCCAGACACTGCTCTAAGAAGCATTCTAGAGTTTACGGCACTAGCTAAAAATTTAGACCACATTTCAGAGCAGGACAATCAAGCTGTCATTATTACAGCCCATCAATCCAAAGGGTTAGAGTTTGACCACGTCTTCGTTGCTGGGATGTCTGACGGCGAGTTCCCAGGGTTCTACAGCATTGAGAATGGAAATGTAGAAGAAGAGAAACGTCTCTTCTACGTTGCCCTAACACGGGCCAAAAAGCGCCTTCATATTTCATGTTTTGCTGAAAATAGGTGGGGGTCTCAGTCTCCAAGCCAGTTTTTAGCGGCCTTACCACCAGCACTAGTTGAACTAAGTTTTTGA
- the cas12k gene encoding type V CRISPR-associated protein Cas12k (Type V-K CRISPR systems have also been known as with the large Cas12k protein, has also been known as type V-U5, and Cas12k as C2c5.), producing the protein MSQKTIQCKLVASPATRQHLWMLAAKKNTPLINALIQAVVTHDDFETWRLKGRHPTDAITQLCKSLKTETPFSGQPARFYTSAEKAVNYIFKSWFTLQSRLQRQITGKQMWLTILKSDEELTEMCGQDLDTVQKKAVQILAQLEKAVEIDETEGSQGKSKKDVIRAQLFKKHDGAKQSLIRCATAYLLKNGGKIPDQSEDPEKFAYRRRKAEIQVQRLQDQLEARIPKGRDLTGQAWLSTLLTATTTVPRDNREHKQWQDKLLAQPHTIPFPILFETNTDLVWSQNQAGRLCVRFSGLKEHTFQIFCDQRQLPWFQRFLEDQTTKRASKNQHSSALFTLRSARIFWQESDRKGQPWETHYLTLFCTVDVRLWSAEGTEEVRQEKAVGTARALTRMNENGSLSDTQQSKAKRLTSTLERINSPFDRPSQPRFPGQSHIIAGLSLSWDNPLTLAVWNAKTQEVLVYRSLRQLLGKDYSLFLRQRREQGKQSHDRHKAQRQGKNNQFGTSNVGEHVDRLLAKAVVVTAQQYGAGSIAIPKLDNIREILNAEIQAKAEQKAPGSIEGQKRYAKQYKSSIHKWSYGRLLDQIASKAVQNGLAIEAVKQPLQQNAGEMAKAVAIAAYESRQAIVS; encoded by the coding sequence GTGAGTCAGAAAACGATTCAATGTAAGCTTGTCGCCTCACCCGCAACCCGGCAACACCTGTGGATGCTGGCCGCAAAAAAGAACACCCCATTAATCAATGCCCTCATTCAAGCCGTCGTCACCCACGACGATTTTGAGACCTGGCGACTCAAGGGTAGGCACCCCACCGATGCCATCACCCAGCTTTGTAAAAGCCTGAAGACTGAGACTCCCTTCTCTGGCCAGCCTGCTCGGTTTTATACATCTGCTGAAAAAGCCGTCAACTATATCTTCAAGTCCTGGTTTACCCTCCAGAGTCGCCTCCAGCGCCAAATAACTGGCAAGCAGATGTGGCTAACTATCCTCAAAAGTGATGAGGAGCTAACCGAGATGTGTGGCCAGGATTTAGACACTGTCCAGAAAAAAGCCGTTCAAATTCTGGCTCAGCTTGAAAAAGCTGTTGAGATAGATGAGACCGAGGGCAGCCAAGGCAAATCAAAAAAAGACGTGATTAGGGCGCAACTCTTCAAAAAGCACGATGGTGCCAAACAATCCTTAATCCGCTGTGCCACAGCTTATTTACTCAAAAACGGGGGCAAGATTCCCGACCAGTCGGAAGACCCCGAGAAATTTGCCTATCGCCGCCGCAAAGCCGAAATTCAGGTGCAGCGCCTTCAAGACCAACTCGAAGCCCGTATCCCCAAAGGACGAGACTTGACCGGGCAAGCCTGGCTCTCGACCCTACTAACTGCCACTACCACCGTGCCCAGGGACAACCGCGAGCACAAGCAGTGGCAAGACAAGCTGCTGGCCCAGCCTCATACCATCCCCTTCCCCATCTTGTTTGAAACCAACACAGATTTAGTCTGGTCTCAAAACCAAGCCGGTCGCCTCTGTGTGCGCTTCAGCGGGCTCAAAGAGCATACCTTTCAGATTTTCTGCGATCAACGGCAGCTTCCTTGGTTCCAGAGATTTCTAGAAGATCAAACAACCAAACGGGCCAGCAAAAACCAGCATTCCAGTGCCCTCTTTACCCTGCGTTCAGCCCGCATCTTTTGGCAAGAAAGCGATCGCAAGGGCCAACCCTGGGAAACCCACTATCTCACTCTATTCTGTACCGTTGACGTTCGCCTCTGGAGCGCCGAGGGCACCGAGGAAGTGCGCCAGGAGAAAGCTGTAGGGACCGCCAGAGCGCTGACCCGGATGAACGAAAATGGCAGCCTATCTGATACCCAGCAAAGCAAAGCAAAGCGGCTCACCTCTACCCTAGAGCGGATCAACAGTCCCTTCGACCGCCCCAGCCAACCCCGATTCCCAGGCCAATCCCATATCATCGCTGGCCTTAGTCTAAGCTGGGATAACCCTCTAACTCTAGCTGTTTGGAACGCTAAGACCCAGGAAGTGCTGGTGTACCGAAGCCTCCGGCAGCTACTTGGGAAAGACTATTCCCTCTTTCTCCGGCAACGGCGAGAACAAGGTAAACAATCCCACGATCGCCACAAAGCCCAGCGACAGGGCAAGAACAACCAGTTTGGCACCTCTAACGTGGGGGAGCACGTAGATCGCCTGCTGGCTAAGGCTGTGGTGGTCACAGCTCAGCAATACGGAGCGGGTAGCATCGCGATTCCCAAGCTGGACAACATCCGTGAGATTCTCAACGCCGAAATTCAGGCCAAGGCCGAGCAGAAGGCCCCAGGCTCCATAGAAGGCCAGAAACGCTATGCCAAGCAGTACAAAAGCAGCATCCACAAGTGGAGCTACGGCAGGCTGCTAGATCAAATCGCGAGCAAAGCCGTCCAGAATGGGTTAGCCATAGAAGCCGTTAAACAGCCCTTGCAGCAGAATGCTGGGGAGATGGCGAAGGCAGTTGCGATCGCAGCCTATGAATCCAGACAGGCAATAGTATCTTAG
- a CDS encoding TIGR04283 family arsenosugar biosynthesis glycosyltransferase: MPVSIIIPTWNEAACLGRTLNVLQSLNPPPREILLVDGGSHDRTLEIAHSWVDRLPLTVLQAPAPGRSVQMNWGAAAAKGDVLCFLHADTLIPDDLVQVVENTLANPTVAGGGFISLMAGPQKTRWGISLHNALKTYYAPLLFRPHLFMRGLRLLFGDQVMFCRRADFIACGGFDPALPIMEEADLCLKLCRLGRLCQLSRVVQSSDRRVAAWGTLRANAIYLMIGVLWGIGVPATTLKRFYEEVR; the protein is encoded by the coding sequence ATGCCGGTTTCCATCATCATCCCCACTTGGAACGAAGCGGCTTGTCTGGGCCGTACCCTAAATGTCTTGCAGAGTCTCAACCCACCTCCGCGCGAAATTTTATTGGTGGACGGGGGCAGCCACGATCGCACCCTGGAGATTGCCCACTCTTGGGTCGATCGCCTGCCATTAACGGTGCTCCAAGCTCCCGCCCCGGGGCGATCGGTGCAGATGAATTGGGGGGCCGCTGCCGCCAAGGGCGACGTGCTGTGCTTTCTTCACGCCGACACCCTCATTCCCGACGACTTGGTACAGGTAGTAGAAAACACCTTAGCTAACCCGACGGTAGCTGGTGGTGGGTTTATTTCTCTAATGGCTGGACCGCAAAAAACTCGCTGGGGTATTTCGCTGCACAATGCCCTCAAAACCTACTATGCGCCGCTACTGTTTCGGCCCCATTTATTTATGCGTGGGCTGCGCTTGCTGTTTGGCGACCAGGTCATGTTCTGCCGCCGAGCTGACTTTATTGCCTGTGGCGGATTCGACCCAGCCCTGCCGATTATGGAGGAAGCTGACCTATGCCTCAAGCTTTGCCGCCTGGGTCGCTTGTGCCAGCTCAGCCGAGTCGTTCAATCCTCGGACCGGCGGGTAGCTGCTTGGGGAACTTTAAGGGCCAACGCCATCTATTTGATGATCGGGGTGCTGTGGGGCATTGGGGTACCTGCTACTACCCTAAAGCGATTTTATGAAGAGGTCCGCTAG